In a genomic window of Flavobacterium sp. KACC 22761:
- a CDS encoding glyceraldehyde-3-phosphate dehydrogenase — translation MSKKSLYQKEVSLQVDRRRAGVELIKVISDLWYDKSIEMVLFKNQLLDKNVSDIINLHQYAGEFVGKPITIFDSVEIAKVVLSLDLPPAKIDLGKLTYEYRLEDEKYPDARYFVMDKLKKAKSSKEVQPKDVVLYGFGRIGRLLARELMSKTGKGNQLRLRAIVTRDKNDLSSLEKRASLLRYDSIHGDFQGSVTADPKNNALIINGTTVHIITANSPEEIDYTQYGINDALVIDNTGVFTTEEALKRHLTSKGTSKVLLTAPGKGVPNIVHGVNHNDFNPDEIDIFSAASCTTNAITPVLKAVEDTLGVVKGHLETIHAYTNDQNLVDNMHRKYRRGRAAALNMVITETGAGSAVAKALPSLEGKLTSNAIRVPVPNGSLVVLNLEVKKATSIAGVNKIMKKYALEGELVEQIKYSLNNELVSSDIVGTSAPSIYDSNATIVSKDGKNIVLYIWYDNEYGYSHQVIRLAKYIAKVRRFTYY, via the coding sequence ATGAGCAAAAAATCCTTGTACCAAAAAGAGGTATCATTACAAGTCGACCGAAGAAGAGCTGGTGTCGAATTAATCAAAGTTATAAGTGATTTATGGTATGACAAATCCATTGAAATGGTTTTATTTAAAAATCAATTATTGGACAAAAATGTCAGCGATATAATCAATCTGCATCAATATGCTGGTGAATTTGTTGGAAAACCAATAACCATTTTTGATTCAGTTGAAATCGCAAAAGTTGTTTTATCATTAGATTTGCCACCTGCAAAAATAGATTTAGGAAAATTAACTTACGAATATCGTTTAGAAGATGAAAAATATCCAGACGCAAGATATTTTGTGATGGATAAATTGAAAAAAGCTAAATCTTCTAAAGAGGTTCAGCCAAAAGATGTTGTTTTATATGGTTTTGGAAGAATTGGACGCTTATTGGCGAGAGAACTGATGTCTAAAACCGGAAAAGGAAATCAATTGCGCTTAAGAGCGATCGTAACACGTGACAAAAATGATTTATCTAGTTTAGAGAAACGAGCTTCTCTTTTGCGTTACGATTCAATTCACGGAGATTTCCAAGGATCTGTAACTGCAGATCCAAAAAATAATGCTTTAATCATCAACGGAACTACCGTTCATATCATCACTGCAAATTCTCCTGAAGAAATTGATTATACGCAATATGGAATCAATGATGCCTTAGTAATTGACAATACTGGCGTTTTCACGACAGAAGAAGCACTAAAAAGACATTTAACTTCAAAGGGAACCAGTAAAGTTTTATTAACGGCTCCTGGAAAAGGAGTTCCAAATATTGTTCATGGCGTAAATCACAATGATTTTAATCCAGACGAAATTGATATTTTTTCAGCAGCATCTTGCACAACTAATGCCATCACGCCAGTGTTGAAAGCTGTTGAAGATACTTTGGGAGTTGTAAAAGGACATTTAGAAACGATTCATGCCTATACAAATGACCAAAATTTGGTTGACAACATGCATCGAAAATACCGTCGCGGAAGAGCTGCAGCTTTAAATATGGTAATTACTGAAACCGGTGCAGGAAGTGCTGTTGCAAAAGCATTGCCATCATTAGAAGGAAAATTAACTTCAAACGCCATACGTGTTCCAGTTCCAAATGGGTCGTTGGTCGTGCTGAATTTAGAAGTTAAAAAAGCTACTTCAATTGCTGGAGTAAATAAAATCATGAAAAAATATGCTCTAGAAGGAGAACTTGTAGAGCAAATAAAATATTCTTTAAACAATGAGTTAGTATCATCAGATATTGTTGGTACGTCGGCGCCTTCAATTTATGACAGTAATGCTACCATTGTTTCAAAAGATGGCAAAAACATCGTGCTCTACATCTGGTACGATAATGAATATGGCTACAGCCATCAGGTAATTCGTCTTGCAAAATACATCGCAAAAGTGAGACGTTTTACATACTATTAA
- a CDS encoding Lrp/AsnC family transcriptional regulator, with protein sequence MTKIKVINENVFAMVLDEIDKKILRLLQENAHYTLKDIANKINLSLTPVHDRVKRLEKEGVIEKYVSILNKKKLGNNLTVYCQVTLTKQTYDTSEGFNQAILEMPEVVECNYVSGNFDYMLKIIIPDMESYHHFHQKKLSVLPEVSLINTVFVISEVKSTTVLPI encoded by the coding sequence ATGACTAAAATTAAAGTAATTAATGAAAACGTTTTCGCTATGGTTTTAGATGAAATTGACAAGAAAATCTTACGTCTTTTGCAGGAGAATGCGCATTACACGCTGAAAGACATTGCTAACAAAATAAATTTGTCTCTAACACCTGTTCATGACCGAGTTAAACGTCTTGAAAAAGAGGGAGTTATAGAGAAGTATGTTTCGATTTTAAATAAGAAAAAATTAGGAAACAATCTTACGGTTTATTGCCAAGTTACATTGACAAAACAAACTTACGATACTTCCGAGGGTTTTAATCAGGCTATTTTAGAAATGCCTGAGGTTGTAGAGTGCAATTATGTTTCTGGAAATTTTGATTATATGCTAAAGATTATCATTCCGGATATGGAAAGCTATCATCATTTTCATCAAAAGAAATTATCTGTTTTGCCTGAAGTTTCTCTGATCAATACTGTTTTTGTAATTTCTGAAGTAAAAAGCACAACGGTTCTTCCTATTTAA